A single Amphiprion ocellaris isolate individual 3 ecotype Okinawa chromosome 15, ASM2253959v1, whole genome shotgun sequence DNA region contains:
- the zgc:91944 gene encoding homeobox-containing protein 1 isoform X1, producing the protein MRQWCVPAATPRTEPLPGRLSVSPPPAVFGGGSDLTPCNLAGQADARMECCEVEPRYTIEQIDLLQRLRLSGMTKPQIIHALESLERLDPERRPTHCDSHTAPSTNTPTAAAPAPSSSSSSSSSLSLASATTQTSGLDGAALSPSNSYEASPPPLYPPSVAVQRSFSYDMMGEEEWDLEEKVEEYMRRDSNLVKEEIKTFLNNRRISQAIVGQVTGISQSYISQWLLQQGLEMSDSKRRAFYRWYLLERNNPGLRWSESQHSVSPMPRARGGDRDGTVAGASGSLPNILPNPNTNLNPNPSWSRQRELLMHLLPWYTAAAAAAQAQPGATLSMRSLVKEEPDWRTGIMAGDRAGIVGGPLRLRRGSRFTWRKECQSIMESFFMENQYPDEAKREEIANACNSVIQKPGCKLSEFERVTALKVYNWFANRRKEMKRRANIEAAILESHGIEVPSPSCHSNGEEGEMQEFADQVNHRFSEQEDASSQRIVEQDPSSLAATEVAALPSPSPQVLEQKDEDSKRETVDEE; encoded by the exons ATGCGACAGTGGTGTGTCCCCGCCGCGACCCCACGCACCGAGCCGCTCCCGGGGCGCCTGTCCGTGTCCCCCCCTCCGGCAG TTTTTGGTGGAGGTTCAGATCTGACTCCCTGCAACCTTGCAGGACAGGCAG ATGCCAGGATGGAGTGCTGCGAGGTGGAGCCACGCTACACCATCGAACAGATCGACCTCCTGCAGCGCCTGCGTCTATCCGGCATGACCAAACCTCAGATCATCCACGCTTTGGAGTCTCTGGAGAGGCTCGACCCGGAACGCCGCCCGACCCACTGTGACTCTCACACCGCCCCGTCCACCAACACCCCCACCGCGGCCGCTCCAGCCCCgtcttcgtcttcatcctcctcctcctcgctctccCTGGCCTCCGCCACCACGCAGACCTCTGGCCTGGACGGCGCTGCGCTGTCCCCCAGCAACAGCTACGAGGCCTCACCTCCGCCCCTCTATCCTCCCAGCGTGGCCGTTCAGCGGTCGTTCAGCTACGACATGATGGGGGAGGAGGAGTGggacctggaggagaaggtggaggagtACATGAG GAGAGACAGCAACCTGGTGAAAGAAGAGATCAAAACTTTCCTCAACAATCGCAGGATCTCTCAGGCCATCGTAGGCCAAGTTACAG GCATCAGCCAGAGCTACATCTCCCAGTGGTTGCTGCAGCAAGGCCTGGAGATGAGCGACTCCAAACGCAGAGCTTTCTACCGCTGGTACCTGCTGGAGAGGAATAACCCAG GGCTGAGATGGAGTGAAAGCCAGCACAGCGTGAGCCCCATGCCCAGGGCCAGGGGAGGGGACAGAGACGGGACGGTAGCTGGGGCAAGTGGCAGCCTCCCCAACATCCTCCCCAACCCCAACACCAACCTCAACCCCAACCCATCGTGGAGCAGGCAGAGAGAGCTGCTGATGCACTTGCTGCCGTGGtacactgctgcagctgcagctgcccAGGCCCAGCCAG gTGCCACCTTGTCAATGCGTTCTTTGGTGAAGGAGGAACCTGACTGGAGGACAGGGATCATGGCTGGTGATCGAGCAGGGATAGTGGGCGGTCCTCTGAGGCTGCGTAGAGGAAGCAGGTTCACCTGGAGGAAGGAGTGCCAATCAATTATGGAGAG TTTCTTCATGGAGAACCAGTATCCAGATGAGGCAAAGCGAGAGGAGATTGCCAACGCCTGTAACTCCGTCATCCAGAAACCAG GTTGTAAACTGTCAGAGTTTGAGCGTGTGACGGCGCTGAAGGTGTACAACTGGTTCGCTAATCGTCGAAaggagatgaagagaagagCGAATATAG AAGCTGCCATTCTGGAAAGCCATGGAATTGAGGTGCCAAGTCCAAGCTGCCACTCAAACGGTGAAGAGGGAGAGATGCAAGAGTTTGCAGATCAGGTGAATCATCGATTCTCAGAGCAA gaaGACGCATCTTCCCAGAGAATTGTTGAACAAGATCCCTCCTCTTTGGCTGCTACAGAGGTGGCGGCCCTGCCTAGCCCCAGTCCTCAGGTCCTGGAACAAAAAGACGAGGATTCAAAAAGGGAGACTGTGGATGAAGAGTGA
- the zgc:91944 gene encoding homeobox-containing protein 1 isoform X2, whose amino-acid sequence MRQWCVPAATPRTEPLPGRLSVSPPPADARMECCEVEPRYTIEQIDLLQRLRLSGMTKPQIIHALESLERLDPERRPTHCDSHTAPSTNTPTAAAPAPSSSSSSSSSLSLASATTQTSGLDGAALSPSNSYEASPPPLYPPSVAVQRSFSYDMMGEEEWDLEEKVEEYMRRDSNLVKEEIKTFLNNRRISQAIVGQVTGISQSYISQWLLQQGLEMSDSKRRAFYRWYLLERNNPGLRWSESQHSVSPMPRARGGDRDGTVAGASGSLPNILPNPNTNLNPNPSWSRQRELLMHLLPWYTAAAAAAQAQPGATLSMRSLVKEEPDWRTGIMAGDRAGIVGGPLRLRRGSRFTWRKECQSIMESFFMENQYPDEAKREEIANACNSVIQKPGCKLSEFERVTALKVYNWFANRRKEMKRRANIEAAILESHGIEVPSPSCHSNGEEGEMQEFADQVNHRFSEQEDASSQRIVEQDPSSLAATEVAALPSPSPQVLEQKDEDSKRETVDEE is encoded by the exons ATGCGACAGTGGTGTGTCCCCGCCGCGACCCCACGCACCGAGCCGCTCCCGGGGCGCCTGTCCGTGTCCCCCCCTCCGGCAG ATGCCAGGATGGAGTGCTGCGAGGTGGAGCCACGCTACACCATCGAACAGATCGACCTCCTGCAGCGCCTGCGTCTATCCGGCATGACCAAACCTCAGATCATCCACGCTTTGGAGTCTCTGGAGAGGCTCGACCCGGAACGCCGCCCGACCCACTGTGACTCTCACACCGCCCCGTCCACCAACACCCCCACCGCGGCCGCTCCAGCCCCgtcttcgtcttcatcctcctcctcctcgctctccCTGGCCTCCGCCACCACGCAGACCTCTGGCCTGGACGGCGCTGCGCTGTCCCCCAGCAACAGCTACGAGGCCTCACCTCCGCCCCTCTATCCTCCCAGCGTGGCCGTTCAGCGGTCGTTCAGCTACGACATGATGGGGGAGGAGGAGTGggacctggaggagaaggtggaggagtACATGAG GAGAGACAGCAACCTGGTGAAAGAAGAGATCAAAACTTTCCTCAACAATCGCAGGATCTCTCAGGCCATCGTAGGCCAAGTTACAG GCATCAGCCAGAGCTACATCTCCCAGTGGTTGCTGCAGCAAGGCCTGGAGATGAGCGACTCCAAACGCAGAGCTTTCTACCGCTGGTACCTGCTGGAGAGGAATAACCCAG GGCTGAGATGGAGTGAAAGCCAGCACAGCGTGAGCCCCATGCCCAGGGCCAGGGGAGGGGACAGAGACGGGACGGTAGCTGGGGCAAGTGGCAGCCTCCCCAACATCCTCCCCAACCCCAACACCAACCTCAACCCCAACCCATCGTGGAGCAGGCAGAGAGAGCTGCTGATGCACTTGCTGCCGTGGtacactgctgcagctgcagctgcccAGGCCCAGCCAG gTGCCACCTTGTCAATGCGTTCTTTGGTGAAGGAGGAACCTGACTGGAGGACAGGGATCATGGCTGGTGATCGAGCAGGGATAGTGGGCGGTCCTCTGAGGCTGCGTAGAGGAAGCAGGTTCACCTGGAGGAAGGAGTGCCAATCAATTATGGAGAG TTTCTTCATGGAGAACCAGTATCCAGATGAGGCAAAGCGAGAGGAGATTGCCAACGCCTGTAACTCCGTCATCCAGAAACCAG GTTGTAAACTGTCAGAGTTTGAGCGTGTGACGGCGCTGAAGGTGTACAACTGGTTCGCTAATCGTCGAAaggagatgaagagaagagCGAATATAG AAGCTGCCATTCTGGAAAGCCATGGAATTGAGGTGCCAAGTCCAAGCTGCCACTCAAACGGTGAAGAGGGAGAGATGCAAGAGTTTGCAGATCAGGTGAATCATCGATTCTCAGAGCAA gaaGACGCATCTTCCCAGAGAATTGTTGAACAAGATCCCTCCTCTTTGGCTGCTACAGAGGTGGCGGCCCTGCCTAGCCCCAGTCCTCAGGTCCTGGAACAAAAAGACGAGGATTCAAAAAGGGAGACTGTGGATGAAGAGTGA
- the zgc:91944 gene encoding homeobox-containing protein 1 isoform X3: MRQWCVPAATPRTEPLPGRLSVSPPPAVFGGGSDLTPCNLAGQADARMECCEVEPRYTIEQIDLLQRLRLSGMTKPQIIHALESLERLDPERRPTHCDSHTAPSTNTPTAAAPAPSSSSSSSSSLSLASATTQTSGLDGAALSPSNSYEASPPPLYPPSVAVQRSFSYDMMGEEEWDLEEKVEEYMRRDSNLVKEEIKTFLNNRRISQAIVGQVTGISQSYISQWLLQQGLEMSDSKRRAFYRWYLLERNNPGATLSMRSLVKEEPDWRTGIMAGDRAGIVGGPLRLRRGSRFTWRKECQSIMESFFMENQYPDEAKREEIANACNSVIQKPGCKLSEFERVTALKVYNWFANRRKEMKRRANIEAAILESHGIEVPSPSCHSNGEEGEMQEFADQVNHRFSEQEDASSQRIVEQDPSSLAATEVAALPSPSPQVLEQKDEDSKRETVDEE, from the exons ATGCGACAGTGGTGTGTCCCCGCCGCGACCCCACGCACCGAGCCGCTCCCGGGGCGCCTGTCCGTGTCCCCCCCTCCGGCAG TTTTTGGTGGAGGTTCAGATCTGACTCCCTGCAACCTTGCAGGACAGGCAG ATGCCAGGATGGAGTGCTGCGAGGTGGAGCCACGCTACACCATCGAACAGATCGACCTCCTGCAGCGCCTGCGTCTATCCGGCATGACCAAACCTCAGATCATCCACGCTTTGGAGTCTCTGGAGAGGCTCGACCCGGAACGCCGCCCGACCCACTGTGACTCTCACACCGCCCCGTCCACCAACACCCCCACCGCGGCCGCTCCAGCCCCgtcttcgtcttcatcctcctcctcctcgctctccCTGGCCTCCGCCACCACGCAGACCTCTGGCCTGGACGGCGCTGCGCTGTCCCCCAGCAACAGCTACGAGGCCTCACCTCCGCCCCTCTATCCTCCCAGCGTGGCCGTTCAGCGGTCGTTCAGCTACGACATGATGGGGGAGGAGGAGTGggacctggaggagaaggtggaggagtACATGAG GAGAGACAGCAACCTGGTGAAAGAAGAGATCAAAACTTTCCTCAACAATCGCAGGATCTCTCAGGCCATCGTAGGCCAAGTTACAG GCATCAGCCAGAGCTACATCTCCCAGTGGTTGCTGCAGCAAGGCCTGGAGATGAGCGACTCCAAACGCAGAGCTTTCTACCGCTGGTACCTGCTGGAGAGGAATAACCCAG gTGCCACCTTGTCAATGCGTTCTTTGGTGAAGGAGGAACCTGACTGGAGGACAGGGATCATGGCTGGTGATCGAGCAGGGATAGTGGGCGGTCCTCTGAGGCTGCGTAGAGGAAGCAGGTTCACCTGGAGGAAGGAGTGCCAATCAATTATGGAGAG TTTCTTCATGGAGAACCAGTATCCAGATGAGGCAAAGCGAGAGGAGATTGCCAACGCCTGTAACTCCGTCATCCAGAAACCAG GTTGTAAACTGTCAGAGTTTGAGCGTGTGACGGCGCTGAAGGTGTACAACTGGTTCGCTAATCGTCGAAaggagatgaagagaagagCGAATATAG AAGCTGCCATTCTGGAAAGCCATGGAATTGAGGTGCCAAGTCCAAGCTGCCACTCAAACGGTGAAGAGGGAGAGATGCAAGAGTTTGCAGATCAGGTGAATCATCGATTCTCAGAGCAA gaaGACGCATCTTCCCAGAGAATTGTTGAACAAGATCCCTCCTCTTTGGCTGCTACAGAGGTGGCGGCCCTGCCTAGCCCCAGTCCTCAGGTCCTGGAACAAAAAGACGAGGATTCAAAAAGGGAGACTGTGGATGAAGAGTGA